The Malus sylvestris chromosome 14, drMalSylv7.2, whole genome shotgun sequence genome segment CTACACTTCATAAGCTTcatttctatataaattttatgaaaaatggttgagaaatgaagaagatatgaaagTTTGAAATTTTACCTAGAAACTGGCGAAAATTTCCACATTCCGGCAAGTTCAAACAACGGAAACCAACGAGGACCATCGGAGAAGACaacagaatattctgtcaaagttgatggaatattctaacggcgtcaaACTCTGTTaattatttaacggaatattctgtcaaactgacagaatattcctaacggacGTCAAGGCCTTGCCTGCACATGGTAGTGCGTATGGCCGGCCTCCGATTGACCTTCTGTCAATTTGTATAGATTTGTGACGTCAAGTAGATCGATTTCATATATTCAAACCCTATGTTTGAGCAAGCTACAgaggttttatttaagtttccaTTTATGTGTTATTAAACTAAGTTAATTATGTGTTATTAAACTAAGTTAATTAGTAAATTCATATATAGGGGAAACGTATCCTGAGGACGTATGGGGTCAAGTAAGGCTTAGAGGCTTCATTTTGACTACGTATCTGTGAATGGGCAGTTTGTTTTTATATCTATACATAgttatagttttcataaatgcgtatttactCCATTTTTATGCTTATATTATCAAGTATCGTTATTGTGATATTAaatgtgataaatgctgctatatggttgggatattactgtcatgacaatcatacataactGTACatgctcatcattgctgcacccttgtgttagtactcgccctagggcaagggccagtccttcacgtgtatgttcatatccgcaccgttcgctcaccttggatccaagttaggtgccagtcctgtcgtacatatTGCATTAGGCAATTTCGACTCGTATGTGACCATGCTTCGGCACAAGCCTTCACGTGATtatagtactagagcgtattgATTACACACAGTCCTATTCATATCagaaattatatatatgaactcgtgtgtcagcttagatggatgagcacttagttacacatgattatattactgcggcatttgatatatcatgacttggcatatttaTGGTTATATTGCTGTTGTACTTTTGttacatacttacgtagtatgttttatggaaactatacttgttttacagtgaggggttactatgtttGAAAATAAAGATTTTCTTACAAACGTTGTTTTGctaacccactcaactttgtttttcgcccttcTAGGTTTAGTAGTTGTGCTAATGTGTAAATGAGGATTCTGGCAAATCTTAGGAGATGGTTATCTTCAGTGGTATAACCCTCATCCTATTTACTATACTatcttatgctctgacatcacatgtgaaatgggttcaatcCTGCTCACCTGCGCACTTTTTtgattaggcacttttaggtttaaatttattcacattcttTTCCCACTACACTACAATTTATGACTTCGACACCTTCCAGGTATTGGTCAGCACAATTCGATTCAGAGTcaaagtggacattccgggtcggggtgtgtcagtttggtatcataGTATAAGTTTGGGCTGTATTGCATTCATCACACAtgtgatgtaagcattcttggTTCTTGAACCTAAGTGttgaatcttgccacctcgtcgaGCACGAAAAACGTGCTAACTTTTCCCTAAGTTTTGGGTACTTTAGACGACTTGTCTTCATTTTGGAAAATCATTTTGGCAATCGCCCCTAGACTTTAAACGACGACTCTTCCTACCAAGGAAGTTTCGTTTTGGGGAACGAGTTGCTAGCCCCACAGCCAGGCTAATGCATCAAGAGTTAAGTTTCAACAAGGATTTATCGATCAATCCTATCTCTTTTGCCCACTGTTTTTACTAACCCTTCGAGATAGGAAATCagaaatggttttgtttctttggtagAACCTTTTAGTATACCATCTCTTAGAATTCCTATGAAGTTTATTTCGTCAAGATTCTAGAAATGTCTTGAGCGATAACCTGGTGCTAAAGTGGTAGCACTTTGCGGAAGATCATCTAAGGGACAATCACTTTTGGTCCCTGTTAGCACTAATATCTTCAAACGTACTGATGTTCATGCTGGATCTTCAGGAGGAAGATCGACTCCTAATAAAGTTCTTCTTAAAGTAGATCTTTAGCAAGATCTTTTCCAGCCTTGGGCCTTTCCAACCAACTCTAATTCCCAGACTTTCTTTTTGATGTTGTACTCATCTTTTGAGTGAGTATAGGCTTATAGGTATGAGTTGTCATATCCTGGGAGTAGCAGAACTCCCAAAAGCAGTAACCAAATACTCATAGAATCAACAAACTACTTCACTTGACTAGTTCATTTTCCAATTACCCGAAGCTTACTACCGAACGGGCTCTAACCCGTAATCAGCCTACGGTGACACTACTAATTGACGATGTTGTTCGATATCTAGAGACCGTTGACCAACATTCGATGGTATGATTTCAGATACTGGACACAGGTACTAGTATTTGGGAGTTATACCTTTATGCCAAAATGCCAGTTCATAGTTTCAGggtaacaaacaatattaaattATCTTAAGCACGTTAATTAGCCGTGCTACTAATAGACTGATTTACAGTGGCTACTTGAGCCGAAGAAACTAGAATCGTGGAAGCTTAGCAGTAAGCTTTACATTAGAACAGTAAGCTCGTGGTCGTACTAACCACACCACCCATTTAGGTAACCGGAACCTTTTCAACCAGTCACTTTTCCGATCACTTTCACAGAAAGACAGCGGAATCAAAGCTTAAGCAATTTTCCTGCTGTAGGAACATAATAAGTTCGAGAAACTAACGAAGACTTTGTAGCGCAAGGCATAGAGAAAAGAAGCAGTACCGTACAATCCGAGGACATGTACCTTTGGCGTCATTTCTCCAATTCCTTATAGAGCCATCACCAATTAGTGAGGTGAGGTACACCTCGATCTATTTTATGTACTACACTAGTTCTTCCTTGCGTCTTTTCGAACTATAACTGCGTCTTAAGAGAAGACGTCACGTAACTTTTATGAAGGGCCCTTGTCGCCTATCCAACCAAATACCTTATCTAGGGAACCTCAAACCTATCCACTTGGCAAAAGGTCAAACCCTAGAGTCGTACCTAGACTTCAACATCTTAGTCGGTTGACGACTAAAATCGTTAATCCTACTTCGAGTTGTTGTTCTCTCCGATTAACTTTTAGAAATCGAGAGTTCTTTCATAGCCTAACGAAATTCGGAGTAGTCTTACCAACGACTTTCTTGAGTAACCATTGCTAAATTGGTATTTTCTTGGGAAACGTGATCTCGGCAAATGACTTTCCTTTTTCCAAAAAAGGTTTAGTGGAAGAAGGTTGAAATTCTTGCAAAGTATTGCGAAACTGAGATATCTTTGATCTTGTCGATTTATCGACAAATTGTTGGTGAACCTTTCGGCTATAGTGTTTTCCTCACTTACGACCGAGGAAAGTTAAATTAGTTTGGGTTGTTGAAAATGAGTAAAGTTCCTGACAACTGAAGTGTTGTCTCACCTTGCTCCTGTTTTACACCTTTTGTTGACTCTGATCATTTCAAAATCCAGTATGACGTATTCTTCATATGTTTCTGCTGTGCAGAGATAACACGACGGAGTATCGCttttaatttccaaaggttAGAACCGTTTGAAATGAACATCTTATCCATGACCTAAAGTCAGCAGTCATCATCTTTATTTCAAAAGCTGGTTAACATTTCTCTGTGGAGAAACGTGTTCAAAATCTTCACCAACCCCACAATTTCTTGAGTACACTTTCGCCGGGAATAAGCTAAATTTTTAACAGTGACAAATGGAAGAACTAAACCAACATCTACAATTGCACTATCGTGTATTATCCTGGTTGTGCAAACGTATTTACTGCTATAACAACAAAAAACTTATCTACCCTTGAACGTCTTTAGCTTGTCCTATCCCATTCTAGTCGGGATTCATAAGCTACGATTTGACGATACTTACAATTGTTCAAGAATCGTTCAAGTGGTTATAATAACTTCCTTTGTCTGAGTAGAGATAGGAAAATAACCCCATACGCTCCTAGTATGAGGTTCCTGTACATGTGGAGATTTTTGTGATGTACAGTGATTATCGATTGACTTAACGGGTCAATTTGCGTTCCGTTGGTCCAAGTGGACAACATTTTGCACCTCTTAGTAAAATAGCCCAATCTTGAAACCTATTGGGTCTTCTGACGTTTCGATCAATACCTATTCTGACTGTAATTCCATTTTTACCCCTTTGTACTGAAAGACATTCCAATCAACCTTGGGTACATGTCTACCCTACTGCACTTCGTATTACCTTGAAAAGGATGCACTGTCTAGAAGAACTGTTGACATTGGAAGTGCAGTCGTGACCATTAATTTCTCAATCACCCAGGAAATACTCAATTGAACGAATCTTACCGTGGTGATTGAATATCTCAAAAACTACTGTTGTGCAAATATCTCGAAAACTACTGTTGAATATCTCGAATCTTACCAACGGCCTAGATTTCATGAGTTGATGGTGCAAATATGAGTTAAACAAATTCCAATCCAAATACAACTATTTAAAGAAGAAATTTCAAGtttagattcttttttttttctgaataaAGACCATAGGTTTTGTTCTTCATGAGACAATGAATAGAGTTATTATGTGTAcctaaaattgattttttttttttatcaattaagCAAAGAATCTAAGCAAAGTCTTCATAGGTaataattttatgattttttttcctttttgtgtgTAAATGCTTTTATCTCCTTTCAACTCTTAAAACTAGGAAAAAAGCTGAAATGAAAGTCCATGTGCGCGCGCCCATATTCTGGCTGAGCTTTCAATTTGGACCTGGTGCTCTCCAAGAAAGGATTTCCTTTATGCAAAGTTGATATATATGCTTTCTTCTTTCATACCCCTCTCTCCCTATCTCATCTCATTCTGACCTCTTCGAAAAATCAATTACCTTTTGAAATGAAAAGCTAGAGATTCCTGTAGCAATAAGCCCTACCCTTTTATCTTTTAATCTTTGTAATTTCAAAacatatgtatgtgtgtgtgtacatacatatactagccttcatgcacgctCATGCGCGTGCAAAAGGTATTTTTTTGAATCACGACATGCTACGcgcgacttacacgttttaatgtatttatatgcataaattgacaaaaggaaagtcaaatatttaaagtaaatgaataattttagatcATGCTAAAAGAAAcctctcataaaccaattaaagcaaaaacccctcataaaccaattaaagcagttgaattcacataataaaatcggtttctatagaatttacattaagaatatagaaataatatttaataaacaattgattgaatcacattattgatagCATATTGTAAggttaagcccaccccctcccccttagtgtagataatattatttgtttaaaataaaaaacaatcagttaacaattaatttaatcacattattatccgcatgcgaaagacttttttttataaagaaaataatatttaataaacaactaattgaatcatgttattgctagtctattgtaaggtactaattttttttttttaaaaaaaaaactttactaATTTATCACCGGCATTACacgtctcttaagatgttttgaacacaaTATTCATGATcttccttattttttattatatttttctttccccttcACGTGAGCACCATCAACTTTCACTCATCCttccatttttttattcttttctctcttcccatatgtatttatattatattttatgatgaccaaattaccaaattacccctgcatgatttgatatattatattggGTTGCTTTTGGATTTCTTTGGTTGAGGGGCAATTTTGTCCTAATTTTTTTGTCGAAGCCGTGACATCAAAATTGGCATCCGGATTTATATATAGATTACCATGCATGTTATAGTGTCAAACAAGGGAGAAAAAAACTTGTGTAGGGGAATCCGGAACATGTCATTAACAAGCCAACTTTCACAAAATattggagatctcaaccatagaatacaagctggatggatgaagtggaagagtgcatccggcgtgttgtgtgactgccgtatgccactgaagctcaagggaaaattttataggacggcaataaggccggcgatgctgtatggcacagaatgttgggcggtgaaacatcaacacgtacacaaaatgggtgtagcggagatgaggatgcttcgttggatgtgtgggcacacgagaaaggataagattaggaatgaggatatccggggtaaagtaggagtagccgaaattgaaggaaagatgagagaaaattggttacggtggtttggacatgtgcaaagaaggcctactgacgctccgattagaagatgcgactatgggacagaggttcagggccgaaggggtagaggaagacctaggaaaactttggaagagactctaagaaaagacttagagtacttggatctaacgaaggacatgacacaggatcgagcacaatggcgttctaagattcatatagccgatcccactcaatgacttggattttccaagtctccaaccgagaagttttcctcactcgggaaattaagggaacactaccccaacctacatgctccactcagaaagcttcaacatacaagcttcaacaaaagaaaattcaaagaacttagcgaagaaggctttggtgtatttaacacaatacgttgaaatgaaggaaaacttatttattgatatccccgataagctacaaatatgtacatatacatgagtcaaaataaacacacaagagggagccttcacaaaggttgcttaggagaagtctcagcagtcggtagagccccagaaagagaaggcaccggagggggatcatttggagccttagtactggacagaaccctagaaggatgatgcatcagaggttgatcattcggagcttcattacgcggtacagccccagaagacgaaggcaataaatgcctttggaacaaacccataaatctctgatgatcaagtaaaacttgaccatcagtttccttcatctggtcaagcttcctcttcatgtttgtagcatagtcatgtgcgagccggtgcaactgtttattctcatgcttgagccttctaatctcctgtttgagactcatcacttcagccgccaatgattcaacttggcgggttcgagcaaataggcgttgggccatattagacacagaacctgcacactgaacactgagagccagcgaatccttaacagctaactcatcagaccgtttggaaagtagtctgttatctttgggagtgagaaggttcctggccaccaccgcagcggtcatatcattcttcatcacggaatccccaacggtaagaggaccagtaggggagacgaaggatgggcgccatatgttgtctggagaaggcggggctgcctcttcaacaaggttcaagtcaaaacgacggtcggaggggccagacattttcaaaggtgttgaagagagaagaggtcggacaaatcaagatcttagaagtgcaagaatgaagcttctactggtggagattcaagtgtgctttggaacttaatgccagcctctataaaaatctgcactcgacggagcttcagaaatcgaagaggcgcctgctcagaaatcgaagaggcgtttgctttctcaaaagctgggctgcttagagatcacgagggttgatctcagaaatcgaagaggcgtttgctttctcaaaagctgggctgctcaaagaccacgaaggccgatctcagaaatcgaagaggcttgctttctcaaaagctgggctccccagagaccacgagggccgatctcagaaatcgaagaagcacctacttttccagtcttgtcagcacctgtcacacgcacactcagctttgcggaaattatgggcattctgtcgaagacttctggggaagtagaaaacacatgaatcttactgttcaatcacccacttcccacacgcaacaatagctcatgggtaccacagataactttgccaaagttctctgccaaagttgagcacgtgaagcttgcagctcccactacatcgctctgaccaagaagggtaaaagaatagcaaagaaacagcactaacaaagtttagacccataaattttgaaggtctagctaccatattattacccacaagggtaaaggaacagtaccactgctggataattggaaagtccatgtgtgtcaacctctgtgcttcgtggcaaggtagactagcaaacatgcccaacctttactcacattcgagaaaacactcccaataagattgcttgctccaaaatcgacgaggcaccgtcctccgaatctcgagagccagactcccaacatgactactttcttaaaaatcgaagagagggtaaaggaacagtaccattgctggataattggaaagtccctgtgtgtcaacctctgtgcttcgtggcaaggtagactagcaaacatgcccaacctttactcacattcgagaaaacactcccaacaagattgcttgctccagaatcgaagaggcaccgccgtccgaatctcgagagccagactcccaacatgattactttctcaaaaatcgaagggacactgctccccgaatcttcgagagccagacccccaacatgattgctttctaaaaaatcgatgaggcatcgttctccgaatcaatcgaagaggcgctcgctttctcaaaagctgggctgctcagagaccacgagggccgatctcagaaatcgaagaagcacctacttttctagccttgtcagcacctgtcacacgcacactcagctttgcagaaattatgggcattctgtcgaagacttctggtgaagtagaaagcacatgaatcttactgttcaatcacccacttcccacacgcaacaatagctcatgggtaccacagataactttgccaaagttctctgccaaagttgagcacgtgaagcttgcagctcccactacatcgctctgaccaagaaaggtaaaagaatagcaaagaaacagcactaacaaagtttagacacataaattttgaaggtctagctaccatattattacccacaagggtaaaggaacagtaccactgctggataattggaaagtccctgtgtgtcaacctctgtgcttcgtggcaaggtagactagcaaacatgcccaacctttactcacattcgagaaaacactcccaacaagattgcttgctccaaaatcgaagaggcaccgtt includes the following:
- the LOC126599286 gene encoding uncharacterized protein LOC126599286, translated to MSGPSDRRFDLNLVEEAAPPSPDNIWRPSFVSPTGPLTVGDSVMKNDMTAAVVARNLLTPKDNRLLSKRSDELAVKDSLALSVQCAGSVSNMAQRLFARTRQVESLAAEVMSLKQEIRRLKHENKQLHRLAHDYATNMKRKLDQMKETDGQVLLDHQRFVGLFQRHLLPSSSGAVPRNEAPNDQPLMPPPSRVLSSTEAPNDTPPVPSLSGALPTAETSPKQPL